Proteins encoded by one window of Dokdonella sp.:
- a CDS encoding ATP-binding protein, whose protein sequence is MKDVSNQQVAEHLKRLNPWWQSGEMDADTLSLHPRAYLGPVLRLLQEPKLRRAVVLLGPRRVGKTILIRHLVADLLKQGVSAQRIDYVEMDHPLLHGQTLEALIRQIEEAAPGGDGTRYLFFDEIQSHRDWEKHLKPLVDHRPDLKILVSGSAAAALKRQSTESGAGRFTDFLLPPLTFSEYLQLRQEPAAIIEEAPDRYALVDITRLNAQFAEYVNYGGYPELALSPTVRANPERFVKSDIVDKVLLRDLPQLYGIKDIQELNSLFTLLAFNTAEEVSFEQLSQRSGVGKPTIQKYIEYLEAAFLIKRVFRVDQDGKRYQRERHFKVYLTNSAMYTGLFGARSADDPEFGHLVETALFAQRFHEDARLNYARWGSEDCEVDLVESSQTLKPVAALEIKWSDKFADRPEALKGLMKFVRGNHLPLAWATTRSRIEQQVIDGCEIRQWPAAALAFHYGVRAVQGRMAGYEAQIKSITA, encoded by the coding sequence ATGAAAGATGTTTCCAATCAACAGGTTGCAGAGCATCTTAAGCGCCTGAACCCGTGGTGGCAGAGCGGGGAAATGGATGCGGACACCTTGTCCCTGCATCCTCGCGCCTACCTGGGCCCGGTGCTGCGCTTGCTGCAGGAACCCAAGCTGCGCCGTGCGGTGGTGCTGCTCGGGCCGCGTCGGGTGGGCAAGACCATCCTGATCCGCCATCTGGTGGCCGACCTGCTGAAGCAGGGCGTGTCCGCGCAGCGCATCGACTACGTCGAGATGGATCACCCGCTGTTGCATGGGCAAACGCTGGAAGCGCTGATCCGCCAGATCGAGGAAGCCGCGCCCGGAGGCGATGGCACGCGCTACCTCTTCTTCGACGAAATCCAGTCGCACCGGGACTGGGAAAAACACCTCAAGCCACTGGTGGATCATCGGCCCGACCTGAAGATCCTGGTGTCCGGCTCGGCGGCCGCGGCGCTCAAGCGCCAGAGCACCGAATCCGGCGCGGGCCGCTTCACCGACTTCCTGCTGCCGCCGCTGACGTTCTCCGAATACCTGCAGTTGCGCCAGGAGCCGGCGGCGATCATCGAGGAAGCGCCCGATCGGTATGCGCTGGTCGATATCACGCGCCTGAACGCGCAGTTCGCCGAGTACGTCAATTACGGCGGCTATCCGGAACTGGCGCTGTCGCCCACCGTGCGCGCCAACCCGGAGCGGTTCGTCAAGTCAGACATCGTGGACAAGGTGCTGCTGCGCGATCTGCCGCAGTTGTATGGCATCAAGGACATCCAGGAACTCAACTCGCTGTTCACCCTGCTGGCGTTCAACACCGCCGAGGAGGTTTCGTTCGAGCAGCTTTCGCAGCGCAGCGGCGTGGGCAAGCCAACCATCCAGAAATACATCGAGTATCTGGAGGCAGCCTTCCTCATCAAGCGCGTGTTCCGGGTGGATCAGGACGGCAAGCGCTATCAGCGCGAGCGTCACTTCAAGGTGTATCTGACCAACTCGGCGATGTACACCGGGCTGTTCGGCGCCCGGTCAGCGGACGACCCGGAATTCGGCCATCTGGTGGAAACGGCCCTGTTCGCGCAGCGCTTCCATGAGGATGCCCGGCTGAACTATGCCCGCTGGGGTAGTGAAGATTGCGAGGTGGATCTGGTCGAATCCTCGCAGACACTCAAACCGGTTGCGGCGCTGGAAATCAAGTGGAGCGACAAGTTCGCGGACAGGCCGGAGGCGCTCAAGGGCTTGATGAAGTTCGTGCGTGGCAATCACCTGCCCCTGGCCTGGGCTACCACCCGAAGCAGGATCGAACAGCAAGTCATCGACGGCTGCGAGATTCGCCAATGGCCCGCCGCGGCGCTGGCATTCCACTATGGCGTGCGCGCCGTGCAAGGCCGGATGGCCGGCTATGAGGCGCAGATCAAGAGCATCACCGCATGA